A stretch of the Drosophila sulfurigaster albostrigata strain 15112-1811.04 chromosome 2L, ASM2355843v2, whole genome shotgun sequence genome encodes the following:
- the LOC133839091 gene encoding zinc finger protein Noc, with the protein MVVLEGGGGVVTIGNNQYLQPDYLAPLPTTMDAKKSPLALLAQTCSQIGADSSAVKPLLGMDKNKKSGTCSSSSTSSSSSSSAEISAAKSPSSQAKSPKSSTPITTSSSISSTSLSSSGSEVKLAFKPYETNVLSQQNQNSFKSSHSEEPVRPSSKNSSSQERVPSRSKSNATPTDLAQLKAEGMSTTPHDNSSASGSRKTVSPAGSSQRGASPIVRSGMEVLNNANGTAQHPKEMSSMAAAAAAAAAAYKAAGPYGLNPLSALCCPPGMEQHANPAFRPPFAGGFTAHHHAAMLAAAAANGGYPPAAAGPGAAGQPNPYISYQRIKTPAGGEAIVPVCKDPYCPGCPYSAHTQQMLMGAPCPAGCTQCEHQKYGMAMASAGLPPAHPYSQAAAAAAANAAAARSAPYVCSWVVGDAYCGKRFQTSDELFTHLRTHTGNLSDPAAAAAALAQSQAQSLLGTLFPPSALRAGYPTPPLSPMSAAAAAARYHPYGKPPGALAAAPSPFGAAGAFNPAAAAAAAALGPYYSPYAMYGQRMGAAHQ; encoded by the exons ATGGTTGTACTCGAAGGCGGCGGTGGTGTTGTTACCATCGGCAATAACCAATATTTGCAACCGGATTACTTGGCTCCATTGCCCACAACG ATGGACGCCAAGAAAAGCCCGTTGGCATTGCTGGCACAGACTTGCTCACAGATCGGAGCCGATTCATCGGCTGTGAAACCGTTGCTGGGCATGGATAAGAACAAGAAATCGGGAACATGCTCCTCATCGTCGACGTCATCGAGCTCATCGAGCAGCGCAGAAATCTCAGCGGCCAAGTCGCCAAGCAGCCAAGCCAAATCGCCCAAGTCGAGCACACCGATCACCACAAGCTCAAGCATCAGCAGCACAAGCCTCAGCTCATCGGGCAGCGAGGTGAAGCTGGCCTTCAAGCCATACGAGACGAACGTGCTCAGCCAGCAGAATCAGAACAGCTTCAAGAGCAGCCACAGCGAGGAGCCAGTGCGTCCCAGCTCGAAGAACTCCTCCAGCCAGGAACGCGTGCCGTCGCGCAGCAAGTCCAACGCCACGCCCACAGATCTCGCCCAGCTGAAGGCGGAGGGCATGTCGACGACTCCtcacgacaacagcagcgccaGCGGCAGCCGCAAGACAGTCTCCCCAGCCGGATCCTCGCAGCGCGGCGCCAGCCCCATCGTACGCTCCGGAATGGAGGTGCTGAACAACGCTAACGGCACAGCACAGCATCCCAAGGAGATGAGCAGCatggcagcagcggcagcagctgcggcagcCGCATACAAGGCAGCCGGACCCTATGGACTGAATCCCCTGTCCGCCCTCTGCTGCCCGCCGGGCATGGAGCAGCACGCGAACCCCGCATTCCGTCCGCCCTTCGCCGGCGGCTTCACGGCGCACCATCACGCGGCTATgctggcggcggcagcggccaACGGCGGCTATCCGCCCGCCGCAGCCGGACCGGGAGCAGCCGGCCAGCCCAATCCGTACATCAGCTACCAGCGCATCAAGACGCCAGCCGGGGGCGAGGCAATCGTGCCCGTCTGCAAGGATCCCTACTGCCCCGGCTGCCCCTACTCCGCCCACACACAACAGATGCTCATGGGCGCCCCGTGCCCCGCCGGCTGCACGCAGTGCGAGCACCAGAAGTACGGCATGGCCATGGCCAGCGCCGGACTGCCCCCAGCCCATCCCTACTCACAGGCAGCGGCCGCCGCGGCCGCCAACGCAGCCGCCGCTCGCAGCGCTCCCTACGTCTGCAGCTGGGTGGTCGGCGACGCCTACTGCGGCAAGCGATTCCAGACCTCCGACGAGCTCTTCACCCATCTGCGCACCCACACCGGCAACCTCTCGGACCCCGCTGCAGCCGCCGCGGCTCTCGCCCAGTCCCAGGCGCAGTCGCTCCTCGGCACGCTCTTCCCGCCGTCGGCTCTGCGCGCCGGTTACCCCACGCCTCCCCTCAGCCCCATGTCCGCTGCAGCGGCGGCCGCTCGCTATCATCCCTACGGCAAGCCGCCGGGCGCTCTAGCTGCTGCTCCGTCGCCATTTGGCGCTGCTGGCGCCTTCAATCCGgcagcggcggctgctgcagctgctctgGGTCCCTACTACTCTCCATACGCCATGTACGGACAGCGCATGGGAGCAGCGCACCAGTAA